One part of the Rutidosis leptorrhynchoides isolate AG116_Rl617_1_P2 chromosome 1, CSIRO_AGI_Rlap_v1, whole genome shotgun sequence genome encodes these proteins:
- the LOC139877904 gene encoding auxin-induced protein 6B-like: protein MDDNGVTNIGIRQIVRLKEIIQRWHEHVTKVDADDHDTNTNTPPIENPPNGGINPAISMRLKGYNVYSDSDVEDGCQSPDLPNDVPKGYLAVYVGPELRRFIIPTSYLSDPLFKVLLEKVEEEFGFDHSGGLTIPCEIETFKYLLNCMQHHQKL from the exons ATGGATGATAATGGAGTAACGAATATAGGTATTCGACAAATTGTTAGGCTTAAAGAAATCATTCAAAGATGGCATGAGCATGTAACAAAAGTTGATGCAGATGatcatgatactaatactaatactccaCCTATCGAAAATCCACCAAATGGAGGAATTAATCCAGCTATAAGCATGAGATTGAAAGGATACAATGTCTACTCTGATTCGGACGTAGAAGATGGCTGCCAAAGTCCTGATCTACCAAATGATGTCCCAAAAGGTTATTTAGCAGTTTACGTAGGGCCCGAGCTTCGAAGATTCATTATTCCCACAAGCTATCTAAGTGATCCTTTGTTTAAGGTTTTGTTAGAAAAAGTTGAAGAGGAATTCGGGTTTGATCATAGTGGTGGTTTGACCATTCCATGTGAGATTGAGACCTTTAAGTACCTTCTTAATTGTATGCAACATCATCAAAAG CTATGA
- the LOC139877913 gene encoding uncharacterized protein, translating to MLLKRKKRRQKRVRMKKNSSSITRHCFWVLKNKNIEEIPEKYIMRRWRRDIIPPELRSRRNRYGSDEKMLKVVLEKLKLLKKEVEAQVPKPSKKKDDIIGNMIGVSKPSTIEIQNPPVGNYKGCANDKRLMSEKEKAIKESKKRKFTCGKCGRDDHNQRTCDKKKKAKEQAETSEI from the exons ATGTTGTTAAAGAGGAAAAAGAGAAGACAAAAGAGGGTTCGAATGAAGAAAAACAGTTCTTCCATTACAAG ACACTGTTTTTGGGTTTTAAAGAACAAGAACATAGAAGAAATCCCTGAAAAATACATAATGAGACGTTGGAGAAGGGACATAATACCACCCGAGTTAAGATCAAGGAGAAATAGATATG GCAGTGATGAAAAGATGCTAAAAGTGGTTCTTGAAAAACTTAAATTGTTGAAGAAAGAAGTTGAAGCTCAAGTGCCAAAACCGTCAAAGAAGAAAGATGATATAATTGGAAACATGATTGGAGTTTCAAAGCCTAGTACAATAGAAATACAAAACCCACCCGTTGGGAATTACAAAGGATGTGCAAATGATAAGCGTCTAATGAGTGAAAAAGAGAAAGCAATAAAGGAAAGCAAAAAGAGAAAGTTTACTTGTGGTAAATGTGGACGTGACGATCACAATCAGAGGACTTGTGACAAAAAAAAGAAAGCAAAAGAACAAGCAGAAACTTCAGAAATCTGA